The proteins below come from a single Zea mays cultivar B73 chromosome 8, Zm-B73-REFERENCE-NAM-5.0, whole genome shotgun sequence genomic window:
- the LOC103634902 gene encoding protein NDL1 isoform X1, with translation MGDSSDSVSVDVERIFFGGKGHRVRTRHGPLSVSVYGDEDKPALVTYPDLALNREHVLLPRIVLLSRGCVAVASQFLCVPHHTSRARVLQLGAAPISADVHVPSVDDLADQVADVLDFFSLGSVMCLGVTAGAYVLTLFATKYRERVLGLMLVSPVCKAPSWSEWLYNKVLLNLLYYYGTRGIVKESLLQRYFSMDVLGNGQDPESEIVQACRSLLDDRQGTNVWRFLQAINRRHDLTESLEKLQCQTLIFVGENSQFHADAVHMTTKLDRRYCALVEVQACGSLVTEEQPHAMVIPMEYFLMGYGLYRPSQQESSPRSTLSPFCISPELLSPESMGVKLKPIKTRISRNV, from the exons ATGGGGGACTCCAGCGACTCCGTGTCGGTCGACGTCGAGCGGATCTTCTTTGGCGGCAAG GGGCATCGAGTGAGGACGAGGCACGGCCCTCTATCGGTTTCTGTATACGGAGACGAGGACAAGCCCGCGCTCGTAACTTATCCGGATTTAGCCTTGAATCGTGA ACATGTCTTGCTTCCAAGGATTGTTCTTCTGTCCAGAGGCTGCGTCGCTGTTGCTTCACAATTTCTGTGTGTACCACATCACACCTCAAGGGCACGAG TATTGCAGTTAGGAGCGGCTCCAATTTCAGCTGATGTGCATGTGCCGTCTGTCGATGACCTTGCAGATCAGGTCGCTGATGTCCTCGATTTTTTCAG TTTGGGTTCGGTCATGTGCTTGGGTGTCACCGCTGGTGCCTATGTGCTCACCCTCTTTGCG ACGAAGTATCGGGAGAGGGTTCTTGGCCTAATGTTGGTTTCACCTGTATGCAAAGCCCCCTCTTGGAGCGAGTGGTTGTACAATAAG GTATTGTTAAACTTGCTTTATTACTATGGGACGCGTGGGATAGTCAAGGAAAGTTTGCTTCAGCGGTATTTCAGCATG GACGTCCTTGGTAACGGACAGGATCCAGAATCAGAGATTGTCCAAGCCTGCAGAAGT TTACTTGACGATAGGCAGGGGACTAATGTCTGGCGGTTCCTTCAGGCAATTAATAG GCGACATGATCTAACAGAATCGTTGGAGAAGCTTCAGTGCCAGACGCTGATTTTTGTTGGGGAAAACTCACAGttccatgctgacgctgtccacaTGACCACAAAGCTAGACCGGAGATACTGCGCCCTAGTCGAG GTTCAGGCATGTGGTTCACTTGTCACAGAAGAGCAACCCCATGCGATGGTGATCCCGATGGAGTACTTCCTTATGGGATACGGGCTTTACAGGCCATCGCAGCAGGAAAGCAGCCCCCGGAGCACACTGAGCCCGTTCTGCATCTCGCCCGAGCTTCTGTCGCCGGAGAGCATGGGAGTGAAGCTGAAGCCCATCAAGACGCGCATCTCACGTAACGTTTAG
- the LOC103634902 gene encoding protein NDL1 isoform X2, giving the protein MGDSSDSVSVDVERIFFGGKGHRVRTRHGPLSVSVYGDEDKPALVTYPDLALNHMSCFQGLFFCPEAASLLLHNFCVYHITPQGHELGAAPISADVHVPSVDDLADQVADVLDFFSLGSVMCLGVTAGAYVLTLFATKYRERVLGLMLVSPVCKAPSWSEWLYNKVLLNLLYYYGTRGIVKESLLQRYFSMDVLGNGQDPESEIVQACRSLLDDRQGTNVWRFLQAINRRHDLTESLEKLQCQTLIFVGENSQFHADAVHMTTKLDRRYCALVEVQACGSLVTEEQPHAMVIPMEYFLMGYGLYRPSQQESSPRSTLSPFCISPELLSPESMGVKLKPIKTRISRNV; this is encoded by the exons ATGGGGGACTCCAGCGACTCCGTGTCGGTCGACGTCGAGCGGATCTTCTTTGGCGGCAAG GGGCATCGAGTGAGGACGAGGCACGGCCCTCTATCGGTTTCTGTATACGGAGACGAGGACAAGCCCGCGCTCGTAACTTATCCGGATTTAGCCTTGAATC ACATGTCTTGCTTCCAAGGATTGTTCTTCTGTCCAGAGGCTGCGTCGCTGTTGCTTCACAATTTCTGTGTGTACCACATCACACCTCAAGGGCACGAG TTAGGAGCGGCTCCAATTTCAGCTGATGTGCATGTGCCGTCTGTCGATGACCTTGCAGATCAGGTCGCTGATGTCCTCGATTTTTTCAG TTTGGGTTCGGTCATGTGCTTGGGTGTCACCGCTGGTGCCTATGTGCTCACCCTCTTTGCG ACGAAGTATCGGGAGAGGGTTCTTGGCCTAATGTTGGTTTCACCTGTATGCAAAGCCCCCTCTTGGAGCGAGTGGTTGTACAATAAG GTATTGTTAAACTTGCTTTATTACTATGGGACGCGTGGGATAGTCAAGGAAAGTTTGCTTCAGCGGTATTTCAGCATG GACGTCCTTGGTAACGGACAGGATCCAGAATCAGAGATTGTCCAAGCCTGCAGAAGT TTACTTGACGATAGGCAGGGGACTAATGTCTGGCGGTTCCTTCAGGCAATTAATAG GCGACATGATCTAACAGAATCGTTGGAGAAGCTTCAGTGCCAGACGCTGATTTTTGTTGGGGAAAACTCACAGttccatgctgacgctgtccacaTGACCACAAAGCTAGACCGGAGATACTGCGCCCTAGTCGAG GTTCAGGCATGTGGTTCACTTGTCACAGAAGAGCAACCCCATGCGATGGTGATCCCGATGGAGTACTTCCTTATGGGATACGGGCTTTACAGGCCATCGCAGCAGGAAAGCAGCCCCCGGAGCACACTGAGCCCGTTCTGCATCTCGCCCGAGCTTCTGTCGCCGGAGAGCATGGGAGTGAAGCTGAAGCCCATCAAGACGCGCATCTCACGTAACGTTTAG
- the LOC103634902 gene encoding protein NDL1 isoform X3 has translation MSCFQGLFFCPEAASLLLHNFCVYHITPQGHELGAAPISADVHVPSVDDLADQVADVLDFFSLGSVMCLGVTAGAYVLTLFATKYRERVLGLMLVSPVCKAPSWSEWLYNKVLLNLLYYYGTRGIVKESLLQRYFSMDVLGNGQDPESEIVQACRSLLDDRQGTNVWRFLQAINRRHDLTESLEKLQCQTLIFVGENSQFHADAVHMTTKLDRRYCALVEVQACGSLVTEEQPHAMVIPMEYFLMGYGLYRPSQQESSPRSTLSPFCISPELLSPESMGVKLKPIKTRISRNV, from the exons ATGTCTTGCTTCCAAGGATTGTTCTTCTGTCCAGAGGCTGCGTCGCTGTTGCTTCACAATTTCTGTGTGTACCACATCACACCTCAAGGGCACGAG TTAGGAGCGGCTCCAATTTCAGCTGATGTGCATGTGCCGTCTGTCGATGACCTTGCAGATCAGGTCGCTGATGTCCTCGATTTTTTCAG TTTGGGTTCGGTCATGTGCTTGGGTGTCACCGCTGGTGCCTATGTGCTCACCCTCTTTGCG ACGAAGTATCGGGAGAGGGTTCTTGGCCTAATGTTGGTTTCACCTGTATGCAAAGCCCCCTCTTGGAGCGAGTGGTTGTACAATAAG GTATTGTTAAACTTGCTTTATTACTATGGGACGCGTGGGATAGTCAAGGAAAGTTTGCTTCAGCGGTATTTCAGCATG GACGTCCTTGGTAACGGACAGGATCCAGAATCAGAGATTGTCCAAGCCTGCAGAAGT TTACTTGACGATAGGCAGGGGACTAATGTCTGGCGGTTCCTTCAGGCAATTAATAG GCGACATGATCTAACAGAATCGTTGGAGAAGCTTCAGTGCCAGACGCTGATTTTTGTTGGGGAAAACTCACAGttccatgctgacgctgtccacaTGACCACAAAGCTAGACCGGAGATACTGCGCCCTAGTCGAG GTTCAGGCATGTGGTTCACTTGTCACAGAAGAGCAACCCCATGCGATGGTGATCCCGATGGAGTACTTCCTTATGGGATACGGGCTTTACAGGCCATCGCAGCAGGAAAGCAGCCCCCGGAGCACACTGAGCCCGTTCTGCATCTCGCCCGAGCTTCTGTCGCCGGAGAGCATGGGAGTGAAGCTGAAGCCCATCAAGACGCGCATCTCACGTAACGTTTAG